Proteins from a single region of Nocardiopsis dassonvillei subsp. dassonvillei DSM 43111:
- a CDS encoding UDP-N-acetylglucosamine--N-acetylmuramyl-(pentapeptide) pyrophosphoryl-undecaprenol N-acetylglucosamine transferase produces MRLIVTGGGTGGHTYPALTAVRALRDRLAAAGVALSVLWVGTADSLESRVAAANGIPFESVATGKIRRSKNPLKLASRANIKDMSNVPRGVAQARALVSDFAPDVVLATGGYVAVPVGLAAKMCRRPLVVHEQTVRLGLANKVLARVAARVAVSSPSTTELLPDSARDSAVITGNPVRPEVLTGQADRAPKALGFTGYDSSLPTVYVTGGAQGAVQINGMIRDILPWLLARANVVHQCGPANLEEARRSAAQLPPGLAERYHLTDFVGPELPDVLALADVVVSRSGAGTIAELTALGKAAVFVPLASSAGDEQRHNARHLQESGAAVALLDQVNAQGLQAAVEPLLADPRRRAQIAERAREHGRPDAADRLVDVLLAAARG; encoded by the coding sequence ATGCGCCTGATCGTGACCGGAGGAGGAACAGGCGGGCACACCTATCCGGCCCTCACCGCCGTCCGCGCGCTGCGTGACCGGTTGGCGGCGGCCGGGGTCGCCCTGAGCGTGCTGTGGGTGGGCACGGCGGACAGCCTGGAGTCCCGGGTCGCCGCCGCCAACGGTATCCCCTTCGAGTCGGTCGCGACCGGCAAGATCCGGCGCTCGAAGAACCCCCTCAAACTCGCCTCCCGGGCCAACATCAAGGACATGAGCAACGTCCCCCGGGGCGTCGCGCAGGCCCGCGCGCTGGTCTCGGACTTCGCCCCCGACGTGGTGCTGGCCACCGGCGGCTACGTGGCCGTGCCCGTGGGCCTGGCCGCGAAGATGTGCCGCCGTCCCCTCGTGGTGCACGAGCAGACGGTCCGGCTGGGCCTGGCCAACAAGGTCCTCGCCCGTGTCGCGGCCCGTGTGGCGGTGTCCTCCCCGTCCACGACCGAGCTGCTCCCCGACTCCGCGCGCGACAGCGCGGTCATCACCGGCAACCCGGTGCGCCCCGAGGTGCTGACCGGGCAGGCCGACCGGGCGCCCAAGGCGCTCGGGTTCACCGGCTACGACTCCTCGCTGCCCACCGTCTACGTCACGGGCGGGGCGCAGGGCGCCGTGCAGATCAACGGCATGATCCGCGACATCCTGCCCTGGCTGCTCGCGCGCGCCAACGTCGTGCACCAGTGCGGACCGGCGAACCTGGAGGAGGCGCGCCGCAGCGCCGCCCAGCTCCCGCCCGGCCTCGCCGAGCGGTACCACCTGACGGACTTCGTCGGCCCCGAACTCCCCGACGTGCTGGCGCTGGCCGACGTGGTGGTCTCCCGCAGCGGCGCGGGGACGATCGCTGAGCTGACCGCGCTGGGCAAGGCCGCCGTGTTCGTTCCGCTGGCCTCGTCGGCGGGGGACGAGCAGCGCCACAACGCCCGCCACCTCCAGGAGTCGGGCGCGGCGGTGGCCCTGCTGGACCAGGTCAACGCCCAGGGGCTCCAGGCGGCGGTGGAACCGCTGCTGGCCGACCCGCGGCGGCGCGCGCAGATCGCGGAGCGGGCCCGCGAGCACGGGCGTCCCGACGCCGCCGACCGGTTGGTGGACGTCCTGCTGGCCGCTGCCCGGGGTTAG
- a CDS encoding response regulator transcription factor, giving the protein MTRILVADDEHLIRDAVAGLLDLEEDFEVVAQAASGDEALAMALKLRPDVALLDLQLPGPDGIEIARRLATELPGCRCVIVTSHGRPGYLKSALAAGVSGFLPKTVSSRTFAEVVRKVAAGGRYVDPELAAEAISAGDSPLSPREADVLALARDGAPVEEIARRVSLSRGTVRNYLAAAVAKLDAANRHEAAHIAAEHGWI; this is encoded by the coding sequence ATGACACGCATCCTCGTCGCCGACGACGAACACCTCATCCGCGACGCCGTCGCCGGACTGCTCGACCTGGAGGAGGACTTCGAGGTCGTCGCCCAGGCGGCCTCCGGCGACGAGGCGCTGGCCATGGCCCTCAAACTCCGCCCGGACGTGGCCCTGCTCGACCTGCAACTGCCCGGCCCCGACGGCATCGAGATCGCCCGCAGGCTCGCCACCGAGCTGCCCGGATGCCGGTGCGTCATCGTCACCTCCCACGGCCGCCCCGGCTACCTGAAGTCGGCGCTCGCGGCGGGTGTGAGCGGCTTCCTGCCCAAGACCGTGTCCTCGCGCACCTTCGCCGAGGTCGTGCGCAAGGTCGCGGCCGGAGGCCGCTACGTCGATCCCGAACTCGCGGCCGAGGCGATCAGCGCGGGCGACTCCCCGCTCAGCCCGCGCGAGGCCGACGTGCTGGCCCTGGCCCGCGACGGCGCACCCGTGGAGGAGATCGCCCGGCGCGTCTCGCTCTCGCGGGGGACGGTGCGCAACTACCTCGCGGCCGCCGTCGCCAAGCTCGACGCCGCCAACCGGCACGAGGCCGCGCACATCGCCGCCGAACACGGCTGGATCTGA
- a CDS encoding sensor histidine kinase translates to MSNPPLVGARRFETYVRWSTYLAVATPVGTLLRSAVEADRLTGAPLTALVAAAVLCLLLVGGNVLVTKWSIDTVVGRARGFPVTAVVGWALVLAAFVAVALMLPLPAMDMTVAAAIASAAASLAPALHARRALLLHAAALVLNTALVGFADVVVLLVGALMISAVLWLCWSSAWMLRVLLELQAAHEDRAALALANERLRISRDLHDVFGRTLAAIAVKSSLASELVQRGHGERAATEISAIRGLAEEAGTEVRRVVRGELRTTWEDEVSGARSLLRSAGIRCTVTGDPVPERCAEPLAWVVREGVTNLLRHASATQVTLATANEDGEVHLTVANDGAGPPRSARDGEGTGLRAMSERLHALGGHVTARRDGDWFLLDAVLPLPKDAPR, encoded by the coding sequence ATGAGCAATCCGCCGCTGGTCGGCGCGCGCAGGTTCGAGACCTACGTGCGCTGGTCCACCTACCTGGCCGTCGCGACTCCGGTCGGAACACTCCTCCGGAGCGCGGTGGAGGCCGACCGGCTCACTGGAGCTCCCCTGACCGCGCTGGTCGCGGCGGCCGTGCTGTGCCTGCTCCTGGTCGGCGGGAACGTCCTCGTCACCAAGTGGAGCATCGACACCGTCGTCGGACGCGCGCGGGGGTTCCCCGTCACCGCCGTCGTCGGGTGGGCCCTGGTCCTGGCGGCGTTCGTCGCCGTGGCCCTGATGCTTCCCCTTCCCGCGATGGACATGACGGTCGCGGCGGCGATCGCCTCGGCGGCCGCGAGCCTCGCACCGGCCCTCCACGCCCGCCGGGCGCTGCTGCTCCACGCGGCGGCGCTGGTGCTGAACACCGCGCTCGTGGGATTCGCGGACGTCGTGGTCCTGCTGGTCGGGGCGCTGATGATCAGCGCCGTCCTGTGGTTGTGCTGGTCCAGCGCGTGGATGCTGCGGGTGCTGCTCGAACTCCAGGCGGCCCACGAGGACCGCGCCGCGCTCGCCCTGGCCAACGAACGCCTGCGCATCTCCCGCGACCTGCACGACGTGTTCGGCCGCACCCTGGCCGCGATCGCGGTCAAGAGCTCGCTGGCCTCCGAACTCGTCCAGCGCGGTCACGGCGAACGGGCCGCGACGGAGATCTCCGCGATCCGCGGACTGGCCGAGGAGGCGGGCACCGAGGTCCGCCGCGTCGTGCGCGGCGAGCTGCGCACAACCTGGGAGGACGAGGTCTCGGGCGCCCGTTCTCTGCTCAGGTCCGCCGGTATCCGCTGCACGGTGACCGGGGATCCCGTCCCCGAGCGGTGCGCGGAGCCCCTGGCGTGGGTCGTGCGCGAGGGCGTCACCAACCTGCTGCGCCACGCCTCGGCCACCCAGGTCACCCTCGCGACCGCGAACGAGGACGGGGAGGTGCACCTGACCGTCGCCAACGACGGAGCCGGTCCCCCGCGGTCCGCGCGGGACGGCGAGGGCACCGGGCTGCGCGCGATGTCCGAGCGCCTGCACGCGCTCGGCGGGCACGTCACGGCGCGCCGTGACGGAGACTGGTTCCTGCTCGACGCCGTGCTCCCGCTTCCGAAGGACGCCCCCAGATGA
- a CDS encoding CPBP family glutamic-type intramembrane protease: MHSNDGRAPRAPLPQTEAPLPAPSGAGRAQAPARTPSGPAAPHPRRRGPCPLPPGVEYHRVLAGDRRRIGRGVLAIALLVAGLFASNIVLAVAAAFADSLMGRTNPTFGGTDYTPLFLAANLVSIALLIPWSMLLQRWLYGVRGPSLHSVLSSLRFDLLGRALLFIGPLWLFLSFIGPAVMPLREVHWSTATLLTVLAVNLLLTPLQAAGEEYGFRGLVFRVAGSWGRGPRTALFLGVLVSGLAFTAVHLSTDPWFNLWCLTLSVSLAVVTWRTGGIEIAVVVHALHNTLAALVLTVLHADPNPALDRSAGTGSAALAVLCVAVAAVAAVVWWRTRGTGPALTPSGP, encoded by the coding sequence ATGCACAGCAACGACGGCCGCGCTCCCCGGGCTCCCCTTCCGCAGACGGAGGCCCCCCTCCCCGCACCCTCGGGTGCGGGGAGGGCGCAGGCGCCCGCGCGCACACCCTCCGGCCCGGCCGCGCCGCACCCGCGCCGCCGCGGCCCGTGTCCCCTCCCGCCGGGCGTGGAGTACCACCGGGTACTCGCCGGGGACAGGCGCCGGATCGGCCGGGGAGTCCTCGCGATCGCGCTCCTGGTGGCCGGGCTGTTCGCCTCCAACATCGTTCTGGCCGTGGCCGCCGCCTTCGCCGACAGCCTGATGGGCAGGACCAACCCGACCTTCGGCGGCACCGACTACACACCGCTCTTCCTCGCCGCGAACCTGGTGTCGATCGCCCTGCTCATCCCGTGGAGCATGCTGCTCCAACGGTGGCTCTACGGGGTGCGCGGCCCTTCGCTGCACTCGGTGCTGTCGAGTCTTCGCTTCGACCTGCTCGGCCGGGCGCTCCTGTTCATCGGCCCCCTCTGGCTGTTCCTCTCGTTCATCGGCCCCGCCGTCATGCCCCTGCGCGAGGTCCACTGGTCCACCGCCACACTCCTCACGGTCCTCGCCGTCAACCTCCTGTTGACGCCCCTCCAGGCGGCGGGTGAGGAGTACGGTTTCCGCGGGCTCGTGTTCCGCGTCGCCGGAAGCTGGGGGCGCGGCCCGCGTACGGCGCTGTTCCTCGGCGTCCTCGTCTCCGGTCTGGCGTTCACCGCCGTCCACCTCTCGACCGATCCGTGGTTCAACCTCTGGTGCCTCACGCTCTCCGTCAGCCTGGCCGTCGTCACCTGGCGCACCGGCGGCATCGAGATCGCGGTCGTCGTCCACGCTCTGCACAACACACTCGCCGCCCTGGTCCTCACGGTTCTGCACGCCGATCCGAACCCCGCGCTCGACCGTTCGGCGGGTACCGGGTCCGCTGCCCTGGCCGTGCTCTGCGTCGCCGTCGCGGCCGTCGCGGCGGTGGTGTGGTGGCGCACGCGCGGGACGGGACCGGCCCTGACCCCCTCCGGCCCGTGA
- the mug gene encoding G/U mismatch-specific DNA glycosylase produces MEAARNRLVPDVIAEDLSVLFCGINPGLTSGAVGHHFAKPGTRFWPSLHGSGFTPRQLRPDEEDELLSLGLGITNVVERATAQADELDREEYVEGGRRLREKVLRWRPRWLAVLGVTAYREAFAERRAAVGPQDAEIGGARVWLLPNPSGRNAHWQLGPLIGEFARLRRAAGLPDRSGGAA; encoded by the coding sequence TTGGAGGCGGCCCGGAACAGGCTGGTCCCGGACGTGATCGCCGAGGACCTGAGCGTGCTCTTCTGCGGGATCAACCCCGGCCTGACCTCGGGCGCGGTCGGGCACCACTTCGCCAAGCCGGGTACGCGCTTCTGGCCCTCCCTGCACGGGTCCGGCTTCACCCCGCGCCAGCTCAGGCCGGATGAGGAGGACGAACTGCTGTCCCTGGGCCTGGGCATCACCAACGTCGTCGAGCGGGCCACGGCCCAGGCGGACGAGCTGGACCGGGAGGAGTACGTGGAGGGCGGGCGCAGGCTGCGGGAGAAGGTCCTGCGGTGGCGGCCCCGGTGGCTGGCCGTCCTGGGCGTGACGGCCTACCGGGAGGCCTTCGCCGAACGCCGCGCGGCAGTGGGTCCCCAGGACGCGGAGATCGGCGGCGCCCGGGTGTGGCTGCTGCCCAACCCCAGCGGCCGCAACGCGCACTGGCAGCTGGGGCCGCTCATCGGGGAGTTCGCGCGCCTGCGACGCGCCGCCGGGCTGCCGGACCGGTCCGGCGGAGCGGCCTGA
- a CDS encoding IS481 family transposase, with the protein MPHTTHANATLTPAGRLALARCVVEDDWPLRRAAERFQTSTTTAKRWADRYRTQGQAGMDDASSRPHRSPQRTPARRERRVIKLRCTRRWGPARIGGHLGMHPSTVHRILTRYRMPRLSHLDRATHRVVRRYERARPGELVHVDIKKLGNIPAGGGHRTQGRAQGRRNRTTTAHAPRNNHGNPKLGYGYLHTAIDDYSRLAYTEILADEKKETATGFWERAHAYFVSAGVVVERVLTDNGACYTSHLWRGLLYGQGIKHKRTRPYRPQTNGKVERFHRTLADEWAYARPYQSESERREAFPGWLHHYNHHRFHTAISGPPASRVPNLSGQYS; encoded by the coding sequence ATGCCCCACACTACCCACGCCAACGCCACACTCACACCCGCAGGGCGCCTGGCGTTGGCCCGCTGCGTGGTCGAAGACGACTGGCCGCTCAGGCGTGCCGCCGAACGCTTCCAGACCAGTACCACCACCGCCAAACGCTGGGCCGACCGCTACCGCACCCAAGGCCAGGCCGGGATGGACGACGCCTCCAGTCGCCCGCACCGCTCACCCCAGCGCACCCCCGCCCGCCGCGAACGCCGCGTGATCAAACTCCGCTGCACCCGCCGATGGGGCCCGGCCCGCATCGGCGGCCACCTGGGCATGCATCCCTCGACCGTGCACCGGATCCTGACCCGCTACCGCATGCCCCGACTGTCCCACCTGGACCGGGCCACTCACCGGGTAGTACGCCGCTACGAGCGCGCTCGACCGGGCGAGCTCGTGCATGTGGACATCAAAAAGCTCGGCAACATCCCCGCCGGGGGCGGACACCGTACCCAGGGACGCGCTCAAGGCCGCCGCAATCGCACCACCACCGCGCACGCCCCGCGCAACAACCACGGCAACCCCAAGCTGGGCTACGGCTACCTGCACACCGCCATCGACGACTACTCCCGCCTGGCCTACACCGAGATCCTGGCCGATGAGAAAAAGGAGACCGCCACCGGGTTCTGGGAGCGAGCGCACGCCTACTTCGTCTCAGCGGGGGTCGTGGTGGAGCGGGTGCTAACCGACAACGGGGCCTGCTATACGTCCCACCTGTGGCGCGGCCTGCTCTATGGCCAGGGCATCAAGCACAAACGCACCCGCCCCTACCGGCCCCAGACCAACGGCAAGGTGGAGCGCTTCCATCGCACCCTGGCCGACGAATGGGCCTACGCCCGCCCCTACCAATCCGAGAGCGAAAGGCGGGAGGCGTTCCCCGGGTGGTTGCATCACTACAATCACCACCGGTTCCACACCGCGATCAGCGGCCCTCCCGCCTCCCGCGTTCCTAACCTCTCAGGTCAGTACAGCTAG
- a CDS encoding MSMEG_6728 family protein: MQTFLPQPGFAECARALDDRRLGKQRVETMQVLRALVWPEYGWKRHPAVAMWRGFVPALVGYGVAVCREWRRRGYADSVLPSLLAFTGNRVPEEEELWERDMLPPWLGDDALHLSHRSALVYKDPAHYAPLFPGTPGGLPYVWPRPVFPRWPLRRGTSAATPVEEAAELLEAVALSDGQAAALERLVEGRSASLRLTGPGDTLPGLLAGLCTPGETLWLVPGTPPPRPQGSGAAAPGSSEAVGRTSRSTARQPGPEDEAAMREEVGEPEFRFRRVPPGEGAEAPVPPGAGLVVLDGAELPEPRSAPLVLRLLPAVEA, from the coding sequence ATGCAGACCTTCCTGCCCCAACCCGGGTTCGCCGAGTGCGCGCGGGCGCTGGACGACCGCAGGCTGGGCAAGCAGCGGGTGGAGACCATGCAGGTGCTGCGGGCCCTGGTGTGGCCCGAGTACGGGTGGAAGCGCCACCCCGCCGTGGCGATGTGGCGCGGCTTCGTGCCCGCGCTGGTGGGTTACGGGGTGGCGGTGTGCCGCGAGTGGCGCCGCCGCGGGTACGCCGACTCGGTGCTGCCCTCGCTGCTGGCCTTCACCGGGAACCGCGTCCCCGAGGAGGAGGAGCTGTGGGAGCGCGACATGCTCCCGCCGTGGCTGGGCGACGACGCGCTGCACCTGTCGCACCGCTCGGCCCTGGTGTACAAGGACCCGGCGCACTACGCGCCGCTGTTCCCCGGCACGCCCGGCGGTCTGCCCTACGTCTGGCCCCGGCCGGTCTTCCCCCGGTGGCCGCTGCGGCGCGGCACCTCGGCGGCGACGCCGGTGGAGGAGGCGGCGGAACTGCTGGAGGCGGTCGCGCTCTCGGACGGGCAGGCCGCCGCCCTGGAACGGCTGGTCGAGGGCCGCAGCGCGTCGCTGCGGCTCACCGGCCCCGGCGACACCCTGCCCGGCCTGCTCGCCGGGCTGTGCACGCCCGGCGAGACGCTGTGGCTGGTGCCCGGGACGCCGCCGCCCAGGCCGCAAGGGAGTGGCGCCGCCGCCCCGGGCTCCTCGGAGGCGGTGGGGCGGACCAGCCGCTCGACCGCGCGGCAGCCCGGCCCCGAGGACGAGGCGGCGATGCGCGAGGAGGTCGGCGAACCCGAGTTCCGGTTCCGCCGGGTCCCTCCCGGGGAGGGGGCGGAGGCTCCCGTGCCGCCCGGGGCCGGTCTGGTCGTCCTGGACGGCGCCGAACTGCCCGAGCCGAGATCGGCCCCGCTGGTGCTGCGCCTGCTGCCCGCGGTGGAGGCCTAG
- a CDS encoding polyphosphate polymerase domain-containing protein, whose product MVPPRDPGPAGNAGNAGHAAKAAPAGTPTGTAAGDRLRAPSRLHAFNRYELKYLVPADQARDVRAELTARMRADRNAGPDGYGVWSLYYDTDRLRFYHEKIEGLRFRRKLRVRRYGEVGPAAEDTPVSVEIKQRVNRVTQKRRVMLPYHLARDLCDRRVRVEHPGADQAFVDEVLDLVHRLDLRPTAMTGYRREPYVGTGSDLGLRVTLDHRVRGRDRDFDLRAEAESRYIISPHLAVMEVKANERAPYWVTDMAARFGLQVQRVSKYCQSVEAHGMAPRSVFHLPEEDVVAEARPLGSVVEAPPPVPTAGGASSGPRS is encoded by the coding sequence GTGGTACCACCACGCGACCCCGGTCCCGCCGGGAACGCCGGGAACGCCGGGCACGCCGCGAAGGCCGCACCGGCCGGTACCCCGACCGGCACCGCCGCCGGGGACCGGCTGAGGGCGCCGAGCAGGCTCCACGCCTTCAACCGCTACGAACTCAAGTACCTCGTCCCCGCCGACCAGGCCCGGGACGTGCGCGCCGAACTCACCGCGCGCATGCGGGCCGACCGCAATGCCGGGCCCGACGGCTACGGCGTGTGGAGCCTGTACTACGACACCGACCGGCTGCGCTTCTACCATGAGAAGATCGAGGGCCTGAGGTTCCGCCGCAAGCTGCGCGTGCGCCGCTACGGCGAGGTCGGCCCGGCCGCCGAGGACACCCCCGTCTCCGTCGAGATCAAGCAGCGCGTCAACCGCGTCACCCAGAAGCGCCGGGTCATGCTGCCCTACCACCTGGCCCGCGACCTGTGCGACCGGCGCGTGCGCGTGGAGCACCCCGGCGCCGACCAGGCCTTCGTGGACGAGGTCCTCGACCTCGTCCACCGCCTGGACCTGCGCCCGACCGCGATGACCGGGTACCGGCGCGAACCCTACGTCGGCACCGGCTCCGACCTGGGACTGCGCGTGACCCTGGACCACCGTGTGCGCGGGCGCGACCGGGACTTCGACCTGCGCGCCGAGGCCGAGAGCCGCTACATCATCAGCCCGCACCTGGCGGTCATGGAGGTCAAGGCCAACGAGCGCGCCCCCTACTGGGTCACCGACATGGCCGCCCGCTTCGGCCTCCAGGTGCAGCGCGTCTCCAAGTACTGCCAGAGCGTGGAGGCCCACGGCATGGCCCCGCGCTCGGTCTTCCACCTGCCCGAGGAGGACGTCGTGGCCGAGGCGCGTCCGCTCGGTTCCGTGGTCGAAGCGCCTCCGCCCGTCCCCACGGCCGGGGGCGCGTCCTCCGGCCCCCGTTCCTGA
- a CDS encoding DUF4956 domain-containing protein: MNLDFGVTDLSGTFSVMDVVLSLTLAFVTSLVVAWTYRATHRNISYSQSYVHTLIILGMLIALIMLVVGSNIARAFALVGALSVVRFRNAIKETRDVGFIFLVMGVGMACGTRFYTLAVIATVVICAVVLLMHRFNWFALNVQRQVVKVQVPADGDDYGPVIDDVLIRFTDEYELISTETVRGGSLLETAYTARLKKGVKPGDVVQRLREINAGQKATVLTGYDQTDL; the protein is encoded by the coding sequence ATGAACCTCGATTTCGGCGTCACCGACCTGTCCGGCACGTTCAGCGTCATGGACGTGGTCCTGTCCCTGACCCTGGCGTTCGTCACCAGCCTCGTGGTGGCCTGGACCTACCGCGCCACCCACCGCAACATCAGCTACTCGCAGAGCTACGTCCACACGCTGATCATCCTGGGCATGCTCATCGCCCTGATCATGCTGGTGGTGGGCTCCAACATCGCCCGCGCCTTCGCCCTGGTCGGCGCGCTGTCGGTGGTGCGCTTCCGCAACGCCATCAAGGAGACCCGCGACGTCGGGTTCATCTTCCTGGTGATGGGCGTGGGCATGGCCTGCGGCACGCGCTTCTACACCCTGGCGGTCATCGCCACCGTGGTCATCTGCGCGGTCGTGCTGCTCATGCACCGCTTCAACTGGTTCGCCCTCAACGTGCAGCGCCAGGTGGTCAAGGTCCAGGTCCCCGCGGACGGCGACGACTACGGACCCGTGATCGACGACGTGCTCATCCGCTTCACCGACGAGTACGAACTGATCAGCACCGAGACCGTGCGCGGCGGTTCCCTGCTGGAGACGGCCTACACCGCACGGCTGAAGAAGGGCGTCAAGCCCGGCGACGTCGTCCAGCGCCTGCGGGAGATCAACGCGGGGCAGAAGGCGACCGTCCTGACCGGCTACGACCAGACGGACCTGTGA
- a CDS encoding CotH kinase family protein has product MRGLDDEEGGGDTAARDTAAGRRQRGPARLRHRLPVRLRQHWRSTAVVCAALLALVLVFGEARVRPYVTSELVSRDAVTQNIEGEGDLFDGGEHTIEVSFDQTEYADMMSTFREEGEKEYIRADVTIDGTTVEDVGLRLKGNSTLMSLRGDSGAGAAPGQGGQQREETGTDTGTGDAGGVADGTTGAAADTRGEQGTGPGGGGAAGPGSVTLSEDEPENLPWLISFEEFVSGRAYQGHTEIALRPATATSDTALNEALALELTAAAGQTTQDYTFTSFAVNGGEGVPRLLLDAPDAAWADGYGDGVLYKGRAGGSFDYLGGDATDYEEAFNQINGEGAHDLQPVMDLLRFVAESDDEEFARELDEHLDTESFARYLALQSLMSNSDGMDGPGNNYYLWYDTAQERFTVLSWDLNLSFGGMGGMGGGGGAMPEGAQFPGGGTPPGGTWPPEGMEAPGGMPAPGEGEAVGGGMSMGGSGALKERFLADEGFHRLYEEAYADLYQDLVGSGTAAELLESAVSRAGATGDTGADAAGEQLAERIAAVSPAIE; this is encoded by the coding sequence ATGCGCGGACTCGATGATGAGGAGGGCGGCGGCGACACCGCTGCCCGCGACACCGCCGCCGGGCGGCGCCAGCGCGGGCCCGCGCGCCTGCGGCACCGCCTCCCGGTGCGCCTGCGCCAGCACTGGAGGAGCACCGCCGTCGTGTGCGCCGCGCTGCTCGCCCTGGTCCTGGTCTTCGGCGAGGCGCGGGTGCGCCCCTACGTCACCTCCGAGTTGGTCTCGCGGGACGCCGTCACCCAGAACATCGAGGGCGAGGGCGACCTGTTCGACGGCGGGGAGCACACGATCGAGGTGAGCTTCGACCAGACCGAGTACGCCGACATGATGAGCACCTTCCGCGAGGAGGGCGAGAAGGAGTACATCCGGGCCGACGTCACCATCGACGGCACCACCGTCGAGGACGTCGGACTCCGCCTCAAGGGCAACTCGACCCTGATGAGCCTGCGCGGCGACTCCGGGGCAGGGGCGGCGCCCGGCCAAGGGGGCCAGCAGCGGGAGGAGACCGGTACGGACACCGGCACCGGGGACGCCGGCGGGGTCGCTGACGGGACGACCGGCGCGGCGGCCGACACCAGGGGTGAACAGGGGACCGGCCCGGGCGGCGGGGGAGCGGCCGGGCCGGGCTCGGTCACCCTGTCCGAGGACGAGCCGGAGAACCTCCCCTGGTTGATCAGCTTCGAGGAGTTCGTCTCCGGCCGGGCCTACCAGGGGCACACCGAGATCGCCCTGCGCCCGGCGACGGCGACCTCCGACACCGCGCTCAACGAGGCCCTGGCCCTGGAGCTGACGGCGGCGGCCGGGCAGACCACGCAGGACTACACGTTCACCTCGTTCGCGGTCAACGGCGGTGAGGGGGTGCCGCGCCTGCTGCTGGACGCGCCCGACGCCGCCTGGGCCGACGGGTACGGGGACGGCGTGCTCTACAAGGGCCGCGCCGGGGGCTCCTTCGACTACCTGGGCGGGGACGCCACCGACTACGAGGAGGCCTTCAACCAGATCAACGGCGAGGGCGCCCACGACCTCCAGCCGGTGATGGACCTGCTGCGGTTCGTGGCCGAGTCCGACGACGAGGAGTTCGCCCGCGAGCTGGACGAGCACCTGGACACCGAGTCCTTCGCCCGCTACCTCGCGCTGCAGAGCCTGATGTCCAACAGCGACGGCATGGACGGCCCGGGCAACAACTACTACCTGTGGTACGACACCGCCCAGGAGCGGTTCACCGTCCTGTCCTGGGATCTGAACCTGTCCTTCGGCGGTATGGGTGGCATGGGCGGCGGTGGGGGAGCGATGCCGGAGGGGGCGCAGTTCCCCGGCGGGGGCACACCCCCCGGTGGGACGTGGCCGCCCGAGGGCATGGAGGCGCCCGGGGGAATGCCCGCGCCAGGAGAAGGGGAGGCGGTCGGGGGCGGCATGTCCATGGGCGGCAGTGGGGCGCTCAAGGAGCGCTTCCTCGCCGACGAGGGCTTCCACCGCCTCTACGAGGAGGCCTACGCCGACCTCTACCAGGACCTCGTCGGGAGCGGCACCGCCGCCGAACTCCTGGAGTCGGCCGTCTCCCGGGCCGGGGCCACTGGCGACACGGGGGCCGACGCCGCGGGCGAGCAGCTCGCCGAGCGGATCGCCGCCGTCTCCCCGGCAATCGAGTGA
- a CDS encoding GNAT family N-acetyltransferase, with translation MTTWTTRTETADDIPAIRDILLAAFPTGAEADIVDALRADPGAWVEGLSMVATTSGGTPVGYALLSRCHVDGEPALALAPCAVAPSAQRTGAGSAAIRAALSAARAMGENLVLVLGHADYYPRFGFTPASRFGIRAPFEVPDEAMMAMVLNGDHPVPTGTIGYPAAFGV, from the coding sequence ATGACCACCTGGACCACCCGCACCGAGACCGCCGACGACATCCCCGCCATCCGCGACATCCTCCTGGCGGCCTTCCCCACCGGAGCCGAGGCCGACATCGTCGACGCCCTGCGCGCCGATCCCGGGGCGTGGGTCGAGGGCCTGTCGATGGTCGCCACGACCTCTGGGGGCACTCCGGTCGGGTACGCGCTGCTCAGCCGCTGCCACGTCGACGGCGAACCCGCCCTCGCCCTGGCCCCGTGCGCGGTGGCGCCCTCCGCCCAGCGCACCGGGGCCGGTTCGGCCGCGATCCGCGCGGCCCTGAGCGCCGCCCGGGCCATGGGAGAGAACCTCGTCCTCGTCCTGGGCCATGCCGACTACTACCCGCGGTTCGGCTTCACCCCGGCCTCCCGCTTCGGTATCCGGGCGCCCTTCGAGGTTCCCGACGAGGCAATGATGGCCATGGTCCTGAACGGTGACCACCCCGTCCCGACCGGCACCATCGGCTACCCCGCCGCGTTCGGGGTCTGA